A stretch of DNA from Micromonospora sp. NBC_01813:
GATCGGCGAACCACCGCCGGCCGATCCGGCCGACCACACACCAAGCCACCAGCCCGAGCCCGCAGGCAACCTCGACACGGCTGCGCACAACGACCCCGACAGCAAACCGCGTTCCACCGGGGCCCACCGCGACGACGAACCGAATCGCGGTCACGACAGCAGCGACGACAAAAACCCTGGCGAAAAGGCTCGGCAGCGGCGGCGCCGCGGCGCCACCAGGAAGGCCGTCATCGACGCCTACAGGAAAGACCCGACCCGGCACCCGACCACCATCGCTGAGACGGTCGGCACCTCTGAACGCACGGTACGCCGATACCTGGACGAGTTCCGCGCCAGCCCCGGCAAGAATTCGCCGAACGGCACCAACGGGGCGCAGCACGCCCACAACGGCACCGCTCGGTAGCCCACAGGCGCGACGAACACTGCCAGACGCCCGCCGCGGATCCCTGCCGTCGCTGGATCGGCGACAGGGTACGCTCCGGACATCGTTGTCCGGAAACACAAAAAGGGCCAGAATTCTCTCTCTCGCCGAACAGCGTCGGCCGTGACCCTGAAATCGTGTGACTTTCGGTTTAGTTGACTTTCGGTGCCAGTTGGCACTGCGGTCG
This window harbors:
- a CDS encoding DUF2637 domain-containing protein, whose protein sequence is MALLLTVELISRVPVHRKLLAAARLIATTAIAGIAAWVSYHHMVGVASRYGETGLSAYLLPVSVDGLIVVASISLVELSARLQTGPTRPGGDAARTTPKHEAPQHADHEAMTSSVNPPGTPTGSALADDMVIGEPPPADPADHTPSHQPEPAGNLDTAAHNDPDSKPRSTGAHRDDEPNRGHDSSDDKNPGEKARQRRRRGATRKAVIDAYRKDPTRHPTTIAETVGTSERTVRRYLDEFRASPGKNSPNGTNGAQHAHNGTAR